The DNA segment AAGGGCCCAGATTTCCCCACCGGCGGGATTATTTTGGGACAGGATGGCATCCGATCCGCCTACGCGACCGGCAAAGGTCATATCCGCCTTCAAGCCGTTGCGGAAATCTCAGAGATGCCGGGAGGTCGCTTCCGCATCATCATTAGCGAGATCCCTTATCAGCTCAACAAGTCCAATCTGATGGAGCGTATCGCCGAACTGGCTCGTAGCGGACGGCTCGACCAGATCAGCGATCTACGGGACGAGTCGGACCGCACAGGCATGCGCATTGTGATCGAACTGAAACGAGGTGCAGCTCCCCGCAAAACGCTCAACCGGCTCTTCAAATTCACCCCGCTGCAATCCACCTTCGCCATCAACATGCTGGCACTGGTGAACGGTGAGCCCAGGTTGTTATCCCTGAAACGGGCACTGACCATCTACGTTGAGCACCGGCAGGAAGTCATTATCCGGCGTACCCGATACGAGTTGCGAAAGGCCCGGGAACGCGCCCACATTCTGGAAGGTTATCTCATCGCTCTGGAGTTTATCGATGAGGTCATCGACACCATTCGCCAGTCCGAAAGCGCCGATGCTGCCCGCCTGGCCCTGATGGAACGTTTTGGTCTCAGCGAAATCCAGGCTCAGGCCATCCTGGACTTGCAGCTTCGACGACTTGCCGCGCTGGAACAGCAGCGAATACAGGATGACTACGACGAGGTAAAGGGCCGGATTGATTACCTTGAGGATCTGTTGGTATCCCCCCACAAGATCCTGGCGCTGATCAAAGAAGACATCCTGGCACTCAAGCAACGCTACAACGATGAGCGGCGCAGCCAGATCTCTCTGCAAGCCATCGGCGACATGAGCGAAGAGGACCTCATCCCCAATCAGCCGATGCTGATTACCATCACACAAAACGGTTATGTCAAATCAACCGACTCCCAACAGTTTCGGGCGCAGGGTCGCGGCGGTCGGGGAATCCGGGGCATGGCAACCCGCCACGAGGATGAGATCGCCCACCTTTACTACGCCCATACCCACGACCACGTGCTCTTCTTCACCAACATGGGTCGGGTCTATACCGACCGGGTCTGGAATCTGCCAGAGGCAAGTCGAACCAGCCGCGGCCTGCCCCTGGTCAACGTGCTGGACCTGGGACCCGATGAACACGTCACCTCCCTGGTGGTCGTTGGCGATTTCGACGACGCCAAATACATCAGCCTGTTGACGATTCGCGGCCGGATAAAAAGGCTCGACCTGCAGCAATTCGCCCATATCCGTTCAAGTGGCATTATCGCCATGAATCTTGGACCTGACGACCAGTTGGGATGGGCACGCCTTTCCACCGGCGATGACGATCTGATTATCGTCACCGCCGGTGGACGGGCTTTGCGTTTCGTTGAGACGCAGGTACGGCCCATGGGTCGCACAGCTGCGGGAGTCATGGCCATCCGCCTCCGGGAAGGTGATGAGGTTACCGGCTTCGATGTCGTCAGGCCTGAGTGCGACCTCCTTATTGTGAGTGCCCACGGGTATGGAAAACGCACCCCCCTGGCCCAATACCCGGTCAAGAGCCGCTATACCCAGGGTGTGCTGGCAACAGACCGCACCCGTCTGGACGAGACGGGCCCGCTGGTCAGCGGTCGCGTCGTCCACCCGGCAGACCAGATTTCCTTGATTACATCGTCGGGCATTGCCATCCGTATGGAGGTATCCGATGTCAGCCAGATGGGCCGCGCTACCCGCGGTGTTCGAATGGTCAACCTGGATAAGGGCGACATCGTGTCCGCGTGTGCCCGCATTCGCCATGAGGCAACAGGCGAGTCTGACCAGGACGAGGATCTGGCCGAATCCCCGGCGCCGGGAAAGGAATAGAGTGCTGCCACAATGACCCGGAAATCACCCTTATCGAGGTTTCCCAGAGGACCGAACACCGAATATCTGCCCGAACCAGACGCAGACCGCCTTGCCGAAACGCTGGTCGCCTTCGCCAACGCTGAGGGCGGAACGATCCTTCTCGGCATCGCATCCGATGGCACGCCGGCAGAAGGCTTGTTGGGAAATGAAATGGAGGAGGCGCTGCGCGCTGCTCTGCTCATGTGCCGGCCACCCATCCGCACCGAATGGGAACAAATGGAAACCACCGGCGGCACAGTGGCAGCAATACGCGTGCCCCGTTCCACTGAATTGCATGCCATGGCAGATGGTCGGGTCCTGATCCGCAGCGGTCAGGAAAACCGCCCGCTGGGCGGCGAGCAGGTCCGACAACTGGCATCCGGAAAGTCCTCCGGAGATTTCGAGATGCAGGAAGTGCCCGGGGCACAACGGGATGATCTGGATCAAACAGTCATCCAGGACTATATCGCCCGCCGGGAGGACAAACAGGGTCGCCAGATCAAACTCCCGCAGGAGCGCCTGTTGCGCCAGATTGGAGCGCTCACGGCCGATGGAACCCCCACGGTGGCTGGTATCCTTCTTTTTGGATTGGAGCCTCAGTTCTTTCTGCCGCAGGCCACCCTGACCTTTGTCCGTTTCAGCGGCACCGACCTGCGCGGGCCAGGCGGTCTTCCAGGTTATCATCGCCGGGATGAAATCACCGGCCCCCTGGCCCAGGTCATCGAAAGAACGTGGGCAATCCTTTTGCAGGAAATGCGCATCGAGGCGGTGGTCAAGGGCTTGCGCCGCGAGGAACGCGCCGAGTACCCCCAGATCGCAGTGCGTGAGGCCATGGTCAACGCAGTCTGCCATCGCGATTATCGCCTGGGCGGCCGGCACATCGAGATACGCATGTTTGACGACCGGCTTGAGGTGCTTAGTCCAGGTGGGCTGCCCGGCTATATCACCATCGACAATATCGTCGAGGAGCATTTCAGCCGCAATCCCCGCATCGTCAACGGCCTCTATCACTGGAACTATATCGAGGAGCTGGGCCTGGGCATCGACAAGATGATCGAAGCCATGGTTCAGGCCGGGCACCCCCAACCCCTCTTCAATGCCACACCCCACAGCTTTGCCGTGACGCTCAGCAACCAACGGGAACACGTCAGAGTGAGCGGCGCCAGCGATTGGCAATCCAGCATGAACGAACGCCAGTTGAGGGCCCTCCAGCATATGCAGGAATCGGGGCGAATTACCAGCCGCGAGTACCAACAACTCTGCCCCAGCGTTTCCGCTGAGACCCTGCGCCTGGACATGGTTGACCTGACCGATAAGGGCGTCGTCATGAAGATCGGCGTCAAACGAGGAACCTACTACATCCTGAAGTAGACCCATGAACAACAACGATTCATTACGATGGCTGCTGCTGGCGTTTACGGTGATGGTGGCTCTGATCACAACTATGATGGCCTGCCTGGCTGGCGCAACCGGCGGTTACCTGCTTGCCCGAAACCAGTTCGCCCATGCTTTGATCGAGATGCAGGAAACAGAGCCCGTTTTTCCTCGTCAGCAGCGATTCCCCGATGACATGGAGGTTCCGCGGCCGGCGGAACCGCAGGAATTGCTCAACTTCCAGGGAGCGCTGCTGGTCGAAGTGGCGCCCGATAGTCCGGCCGAACAGGCTGGCCTGCAACCTGGCGATCTGATCACGGCTGTCGACGGTCGACCGGTAACAGCGCAGCAAGGGCTGGCCGAGTTGGTGGGCGCCTACCAACCCGGCGACCAGATAAGCGTCACCTTCGTCCACCACGCCAGAATCGATCAGCCGGTGCAAACCACCACTGTGGCCCTTGGCGCCAACCCGGGTGTGCCCGAAATGCCCTA comes from the Chloroflexota bacterium genome and includes:
- the gyrA gene encoding DNA gyrase subunit A — protein: MTDPETLDPIADAVDSANGAGTIHSINIEQEMRAAYLDYAMSVIVRRALPDAQDGLKPVQRRILYAMHDMGMRPGSPYRKSARIVGEVLGKYHPHGDTAVYDAMARMAQDFSLRYPLVDGQGNFGSVDGDSPAAMRYTEARMARIAETLLRDIDMDTVDWAPNFDESLEEPLVLPAILPNLLINGASGIAVGMATNIPPHHLGEIADAVAHTIDNWHRLDEIDVEELMQFVKGPDFPTGGIILGQDGIRSAYATGKGHIRLQAVAEISEMPGGRFRIIISEIPYQLNKSNLMERIAELARSGRLDQISDLRDESDRTGMRIVIELKRGAAPRKTLNRLFKFTPLQSTFAINMLALVNGEPRLLSLKRALTIYVEHRQEVIIRRTRYELRKARERAHILEGYLIALEFIDEVIDTIRQSESADAARLALMERFGLSEIQAQAILDLQLRRLAALEQQRIQDDYDEVKGRIDYLEDLLVSPHKILALIKEDILALKQRYNDERRSQISLQAIGDMSEEDLIPNQPMLITITQNGYVKSTDSQQFRAQGRGGRGIRGMATRHEDEIAHLYYAHTHDHVLFFTNMGRVYTDRVWNLPEASRTSRGLPLVNVLDLGPDEHVTSLVVVGDFDDAKYISLLTIRGRIKRLDLQQFAHIRSSGIIAMNLGPDDQLGWARLSTGDDDLIIVTAGGRALRFVETQVRPMGRTAAGVMAIRLREGDEVTGFDVVRPECDLLIVSAHGYGKRTPLAQYPVKSRYTQGVLATDRTRLDETGPLVSGRVVHPADQISLITSSGIAIRMEVSDVSQMGRATRGVRMVNLDKGDIVSACARIRHEATGESDQDEDLAESPAPGKE
- a CDS encoding ATP-binding protein, whose amino-acid sequence is MTRKSPLSRFPRGPNTEYLPEPDADRLAETLVAFANAEGGTILLGIASDGTPAEGLLGNEMEEALRAALLMCRPPIRTEWEQMETTGGTVAAIRVPRSTELHAMADGRVLIRSGQENRPLGGEQVRQLASGKSSGDFEMQEVPGAQRDDLDQTVIQDYIARREDKQGRQIKLPQERLLRQIGALTADGTPTVAGILLFGLEPQFFLPQATLTFVRFSGTDLRGPGGLPGYHRRDEITGPLAQVIERTWAILLQEMRIEAVVKGLRREERAEYPQIAVREAMVNAVCHRDYRLGGRHIEIRMFDDRLEVLSPGGLPGYITIDNIVEEHFSRNPRIVNGLYHWNYIEELGLGIDKMIEAMVQAGHPQPLFNATPHSFAVTLSNQREHVRVSGASDWQSSMNERQLRALQHMQESGRITSREYQQLCPSVSAETLRLDMVDLTDKGVVMKIGVKRGTYYILK
- a CDS encoding PDZ domain-containing protein, giving the protein MNNNDSLRWLLLAFTVMVALITTMMACLAGATGGYLLARNQFAHALIEMQETEPVFPRQQRFPDDMEVPRPAEPQELLNFQGALLVEVAPDSPAEQAGLQPGDLITAVDGRPVTAQQGLAELVGAYQPGDQISVTFVHHARIDQPVQTTTVALGANPGVPEMPYLGVRFEPFFLDFPRLPSDGGS